The following coding sequences lie in one Amycolatopsis cihanbeyliensis genomic window:
- a CDS encoding demethylmenaquinone methyltransferase produces MSRANLDKDPREVASMFDDVAAGYDRANSVMTFGFDRRWRVITGRVLDARRGEKVLDLAAGTGVSTEEYARGGAWCLAADFSLGMLRAGRHRNVPMVAADALRLPFADGSFDAATISLGLRNFVDTKAALTEIARVVRPGGRLVICEASTPPFAPIRFLYRNVLLRLLTWLGRRASSNPDAYAYLAESMLEWPDQRGLGEIIAAAGWTKVEWLNLTFGVVAIHRAVKPEWAGDSVDSAA; encoded by the coding sequence ATGTCCAGGGCGAACCTTGACAAGGATCCACGCGAGGTCGCGTCGATGTTCGACGACGTGGCGGCCGGTTACGACCGGGCGAACTCCGTGATGACCTTCGGCTTCGACCGGAGGTGGCGGGTGATCACCGGCCGGGTGCTGGACGCCCGCCGCGGCGAGAAGGTGCTCGACCTCGCCGCCGGAACCGGGGTGTCCACCGAGGAGTACGCCCGGGGCGGCGCCTGGTGCCTCGCCGCCGACTTCTCCCTGGGTATGTTGCGCGCCGGGCGGCACCGGAACGTGCCCATGGTCGCCGCGGACGCCCTGCGGCTGCCGTTCGCGGACGGCAGCTTCGACGCCGCCACGATCTCCTTGGGGCTGCGCAACTTCGTGGACACCAAGGCCGCGCTGACCGAGATCGCCAGGGTGGTGCGGCCGGGCGGAAGGCTGGTGATCTGCGAGGCCTCCACCCCACCCTTCGCGCCGATCCGGTTCCTCTACCGCAACGTGCTCCTGCGCCTGCTGACCTGGCTCGGCCGCCGCGCCTCCTCCAACCCGGATGCCTACGCCTACCTCGCCGAGTCGATGCTGGAGTGGCCGGACCAGCGGGGACTCGGCGAGATCATCGCCGCGGCGGGTTGGACCAAGGTGGAGTGGTTGAACCTCACCTTCGGCGTGGTCGCCATCCATCGCGCGGTCAAGCCGGAGTGGGCCGGGGATTCCGTAGACTCAGCGGCATG
- a CDS encoding inositol monophosphatase family protein — protein MTLLSSRPMQPVEPGLLSRALEVAGRLANDATDVITATAGRGAYPDTKDSPFDWVTDTDRTLERHTRRVLTAEFPGVPVVGEEFGADVGADAAEYRWVVDPVDGTANYVAGVPWCAYSLALIDASGPVVGVVADPYRAQIYAAARGRGARANGKPVKLVDRGGTAGAIVCTELARTGPWPGMGEFIERAAAARAGVRVLGSAALSIAQVALGHATAAVLHSYHEWDVAGSVAMAIEAGAVVLDRRGAGTALPADGLLVAAPSVAEEVLTWWQETVSG, from the coding sequence GTGACTCTGCTGTCCTCTCGCCCGATGCAACCCGTGGAACCCGGGCTGCTCTCGCGAGCGCTCGAGGTTGCCGGACGGCTGGCCAACGACGCCACCGATGTGATCACCGCCACCGCGGGGCGGGGTGCGTACCCCGACACCAAGGACTCCCCTTTCGACTGGGTCACCGACACCGACCGCACCCTCGAGCGGCACACCCGGCGGGTGCTGACCGCCGAGTTCCCCGGGGTACCGGTGGTCGGTGAGGAGTTCGGCGCCGATGTGGGTGCGGACGCCGCCGAGTACCGCTGGGTCGTCGATCCGGTCGACGGCACCGCCAACTACGTCGCGGGCGTGCCGTGGTGCGCCTACAGCCTCGCCCTGATCGACGCGTCCGGGCCGGTGGTCGGCGTGGTCGCCGACCCGTACCGCGCGCAGATCTACGCCGCCGCCCGCGGTCGTGGCGCCCGGGCGAACGGCAAGCCGGTCAAGCTGGTGGACCGGGGTGGCACCGCGGGCGCCATCGTGTGCACGGAGTTGGCCCGCACCGGGCCCTGGCCCGGCATGGGCGAGTTCATCGAGCGGGCCGCCGCGGCGCGCGCCGGCGTGCGGGTGCTCGGCTCGGCGGCGCTGTCCATCGCGCAGGTGGCGCTCGGCCACGCCACGGCCGCGGTGCTGCACAGCTACCACGAATGGGACGTGGCGGGGTCCGTCGCGATGGCCATCGAGGCGGGCGCGGTGGTGCTGGACCGCCGTGGTGCGGGCACCGCGCTGCCCGCGGACGGCCTGCTGGTGGCCGCGCCGAGCGTGGCCGAGGAGGTCCTGACCTGGTGGCAGGAGACCGTCAGCGGGTAA
- a CDS encoding glycosyltransferase, with protein sequence MHIVQLANFYGPRSGGLRTALNHLGAGYVASGHRVTLVVPGTRHSEETLPTGVRRYCLPAPRIPGTGGYRAVDPHRVRALLRELRPDRLEVSDRLTLRGMGTWAKRHDVPSVVISHERLDRLFEQFLLPGPLARRAADAANRRMAACYDTVVCTTYFARDEFDRIAAPNVRRVPLGVDLRTFTPTVRDDGWRHTLADGADALLVHCGRLSPEKHVERSVDTVAELTESGARVRLVIAGDGPRRRVLERRARGLPVTFLGFLADRAAVARLLASADVSLAPGPHETFGLAALEALASGTPVVVSASSALREIVRPGCGAAVTDRAPAFATAVTGLLAAPERDRRAAARARAEEFAWPNAVRGMLQVLRG encoded by the coding sequence ATGCACATCGTCCAGCTGGCGAACTTCTACGGCCCCCGCTCGGGCGGCCTGCGTACCGCGCTGAACCACCTCGGCGCGGGCTACGTCGCCAGCGGGCACCGGGTGACCCTGGTGGTGCCCGGCACCCGGCACAGCGAGGAGACGTTGCCCACGGGGGTGCGCCGGTACTGCCTGCCGGCCCCCAGGATCCCGGGAACCGGTGGTTACCGGGCGGTGGACCCGCATCGGGTGCGTGCGTTGCTGCGCGAGCTCCGGCCGGACCGGCTGGAGGTGTCCGACCGGCTCACCCTGCGCGGCATGGGCACCTGGGCCAAGCGGCACGACGTGCCGAGCGTGGTCATCTCGCACGAGCGGCTGGACCGGCTGTTCGAGCAGTTCCTGCTGCCCGGCCCGCTCGCCCGGCGAGCCGCGGACGCCGCCAACCGCAGGATGGCCGCCTGCTACGACACGGTGGTGTGCACCACCTACTTCGCCCGCGACGAGTTCGACCGGATCGCCGCGCCGAACGTGCGCAGGGTGCCGCTGGGGGTGGACCTGCGTACCTTCACCCCCACGGTGCGCGACGACGGCTGGCGGCACACCCTGGCCGACGGCGCCGATGCCCTGCTGGTGCACTGCGGCAGGCTCTCCCCGGAGAAGCACGTGGAGCGCAGCGTGGACACCGTCGCCGAGCTGACCGAGTCGGGCGCCAGGGTTCGCCTTGTCATCGCGGGTGACGGGCCGCGCAGGCGGGTGCTGGAACGCCGGGCCCGCGGGCTGCCGGTGACCTTCCTCGGTTTCCTCGCCGACCGCGCCGCCGTCGCCCGGCTGCTGGCCAGCGCGGATGTCTCCCTCGCGCCCGGCCCGCACGAGACCTTCGGCCTCGCCGCGCTGGAGGCGCTGGCCTCCGGGACCCCGGTGGTGGTGTCCGCCTCCTCCGCCCTGCGGGAGATCGTGCGTCCCGGCTGCGGCGCGGCGGTGACGGACCGCGCACCCGCGTTCGCCACCGCCGTCACCGGGCTGCTGGCGGCGCCGGAACGGGACCGCAGGGCGGCGGCGCGGGCGCGCGCCGAGGAGTTCGCCTGGCCGAACGCGGTGCGCGGCATGCTGCAGGTCCTCCGCGGCTGA
- a CDS encoding M1 family metallopeptidase has product MRIRSRAALGAACTGLATVLLAGTAGAVPGGGAPGVGDGYYPGAGNGGYDVLHYDLRLTYTPETDRLTGTTTILATATQDLSSFNLDFALDVESVRVNSAPARFGTDPADPSELVVTPNRPLAKGQFALVTVKYSGIPSEVEVDGSTAWKRTATGALAVDEPQISEWWFPANDHPSDKATYDVAIEVPDGISALSNGDLVRRSKQRAGWTRWHWRSTQPQATYLAFLAVGEYQVRQSSTPDGQPFITAYDPALGASLPAAMASIERTPEVTEFLAGKFGPYPFEAQGGVATTGLGFALENQTRSVYGQPFFRAGANTSVVAHEVAHQWFGNAVSLGEWSDIWLNEGFASYAEFLWSEHQGEGTADELAEYLYNRHPAGDDFWQVLPGDPGPENQFHSAVYDRGAMAVHALRKAVGDEDFFTILRGWQERYTGGDARIRDFIALSEAISGKPLSDLFQTWLFTAGKPATSPNGESAAASAATVARTAGGGLAVPESYPQIRANHEHLHTHG; this is encoded by the coding sequence ATGCGTATCCGAAGTCGTGCCGCACTCGGCGCCGCGTGCACCGGCCTTGCCACGGTCCTGCTTGCCGGCACGGCCGGTGCGGTGCCCGGGGGCGGTGCGCCCGGCGTCGGCGACGGGTACTACCCCGGTGCGGGCAACGGGGGCTACGACGTTCTGCATTACGACCTCCGGCTGACCTACACGCCGGAGACCGATCGGCTGACCGGCACCACGACCATCCTCGCCACCGCCACCCAGGACCTTTCCAGCTTCAACCTGGACTTCGCCCTGGACGTGGAGTCGGTCCGGGTGAACAGCGCGCCCGCGCGGTTCGGCACCGACCCCGCCGACCCGAGCGAGCTGGTGGTCACCCCGAACCGGCCGCTGGCCAAGGGGCAGTTCGCCCTGGTCACGGTCAAGTACTCGGGGATCCCCTCGGAGGTGGAGGTCGACGGCTCCACCGCGTGGAAGCGGACGGCGACCGGGGCGCTCGCCGTGGACGAGCCGCAGATCTCGGAGTGGTGGTTCCCCGCCAACGACCACCCGAGCGACAAGGCCACCTACGACGTGGCGATCGAGGTACCGGACGGGATCTCCGCGCTGTCCAACGGCGACCTGGTCCGCAGGAGCAAGCAGCGCGCGGGCTGGACCCGCTGGCACTGGCGCAGTACCCAGCCGCAGGCGACCTACCTTGCCTTCCTCGCGGTCGGCGAGTACCAGGTGCGGCAGTCGAGTACCCCGGACGGTCAGCCGTTCATCACCGCGTACGACCCCGCGCTCGGCGCCAGCCTGCCCGCGGCGATGGCCAGCATCGAGCGCACCCCGGAGGTCACCGAGTTTCTCGCGGGCAAGTTCGGGCCCTACCCGTTCGAGGCGCAGGGCGGGGTGGCCACCACGGGCCTCGGCTTCGCGCTGGAGAACCAGACCCGCTCGGTCTACGGCCAGCCCTTCTTCCGGGCCGGGGCGAACACCTCCGTGGTGGCGCACGAGGTGGCCCACCAGTGGTTCGGGAACGCGGTCTCGCTCGGCGAGTGGAGCGACATCTGGCTGAACGAGGGCTTCGCCAGCTACGCCGAGTTCCTCTGGTCGGAGCACCAGGGCGAGGGCACCGCCGATGAACTCGCCGAGTACCTGTACAACCGTCACCCGGCGGGGGACGACTTCTGGCAGGTGTTGCCCGGTGACCCCGGCCCGGAGAACCAGTTCCACTCCGCGGTGTACGACCGCGGCGCGATGGCGGTGCACGCGCTGCGCAAGGCGGTCGGCGACGAGGACTTCTTCACCATCCTGCGCGGCTGGCAGGAGCGCTACACCGGCGGCGACGCGCGGATCAGGGACTTCATCGCGTTGTCCGAGGCGATTTCCGGCAAGCCGCTTTCCGACCTGTTCCAGACCTGGCTCTTCACCGCGGGTAAACCGGCGACCAGCCCGAACGGCGAGAGCGCCGCGGCCTCGGCCGCCACGGTGGCCAGGACGGCCGGTGGCGGGCTTGCCGTGCCCGAGTCCTACCCGCAGATTCGGGCCAACCACGAGCACCTGCACACGCACGGGTGA
- a CDS encoding glycosyltransferase family 4 protein — MTNSVLRVVEHLRERAHDVLVIAPGAGPNDYRGAPVVRIPALDLPVVNSLPIGVPTKTVLTAVAGFGPDVVHLASPFVVGARGLAAARRLRVPSVAVYQTDIPGFAAAYGLRLGARAAWRWVRRLHCQADRTLAPSTHSVRELRLHGIPRVHRWGRGVDVERFSPAHADPALRARLAPNGEVLVGFVGRLAPEKEVDRLTALAGMDGVRVVVIGDGPERESLAERIPGAAFLGARYGDDLSAAYASLDVFVHTGPHETFCQAVQEAMASGLPVLAPAAGGPRDLVRHGRTGYLLPVERADFGRELIRRVEELRDPAPRARLGGQARTAVLGRTWPAVCQELVGHYEAVTGRAARAA; from the coding sequence GTGACGAACTCCGTGCTGCGAGTGGTGGAGCACCTGCGTGAGCGGGCGCACGACGTGCTCGTGATCGCGCCGGGCGCCGGTCCGAACGACTACCGGGGAGCGCCGGTGGTGCGCATCCCCGCACTCGACCTCCCGGTGGTGAACTCGCTGCCGATCGGCGTGCCCACCAAGACCGTGCTCACCGCCGTCGCCGGCTTCGGCCCGGACGTGGTGCACCTGGCTTCGCCGTTCGTGGTGGGCGCCCGCGGGCTGGCGGCCGCACGCAGGCTGCGGGTGCCCTCGGTCGCGGTATACCAGACCGACATCCCCGGGTTCGCCGCGGCGTACGGGCTGCGGCTCGGTGCCAGGGCGGCCTGGCGCTGGGTGCGCAGGCTGCACTGCCAGGCCGACCGTACCCTCGCCCCCTCCACGCACTCGGTGCGGGAACTGCGGTTGCACGGCATTCCGCGGGTGCACCGCTGGGGCCGTGGCGTGGACGTCGAGCGCTTCTCACCCGCGCACGCCGACCCGGCCCTGCGCGCGCGGCTGGCCCCGAACGGCGAGGTGCTGGTCGGCTTCGTCGGCAGGCTGGCCCCGGAGAAGGAGGTGGACCGGCTCACCGCGCTGGCGGGGATGGACGGCGTGCGGGTGGTCGTCATCGGGGACGGTCCGGAGCGGGAATCCCTGGCCGAGCGCATTCCCGGCGCCGCCTTTCTCGGTGCCCGCTACGGCGACGACCTCTCCGCGGCGTACGCCAGCCTGGACGTGTTCGTGCACACGGGGCCGCACGAGACCTTCTGCCAGGCCGTCCAGGAGGCGATGGCCTCCGGGCTGCCGGTACTGGCCCCGGCCGCGGGCGGCCCACGCGACCTCGTCCGGCACGGCCGGACCGGTTACCTGCTGCCCGTCGAGCGCGCCGACTTCGGTCGCGAGCTGATCCGAAGGGTCGAGGAACTGCGGGACCCCGCCCCGCGCGCGCGGCTGGGCGGGCAGGCGCGCACGGCGGTGCTCGGCCGCACCTGGCCCGCGGTGTGCCAGGAACTGGTCGGGCACTACGAGGCGGTCACCGGTCGCGCCGCCCGCGCGGCCTGA
- the menD gene encoding 2-succinyl-5-enolpyruvyl-6-hydroxy-3-cyclohexene-1-carboxylic-acid synthase has translation MNPSTAQANVIVDELIRNTVSHVVLCPGSRNAPLSFALYAAAAAGKLSLHVRIDERGAAFLALGIAARTGRPAAVVCTSGTAAANFHPAVLEADRAGVPLVVLTADRPPELRAAGANQVVDQQRLYGGAVRYFDELAVAERRQGQNAYWRSQVCRAWNAAYGEWRSGPVHLNIPFREPLVPEGGRTSEWYEPLEGRSGGARWTELPDFGALPAFVVPSARQGLVLACDAGVRAASEWAEQHGWPVVSETGGLGLGGATAIGSGAWLLAVEEFIAAHKPEQVLCIGRPTVFRQVQNLLSDPEVEVLLVRPDSDWPAPAHNVRQVGQWFDEPTKPADPEWLARWRQADIAAGTAVRHALELEPWPSGLRLAQELVTALPPDALLIVGSSNPTRDVALAGGIRPDILVHRNRGVAGIDGTVSTAMGAATVHRGHSYALIGDLTFLHDANGLLTGAEQRPDLTVVVVNDDGGGIFALLEQGAPEHADSFERVFGTAHGADLGALCAGYGVPHTVAGTLAEFRAALRPAPGLRVVEVRVDRSGHRDLHARLRSAVRDAVADSP, from the coding sequence TTGAACCCGTCCACCGCGCAGGCGAACGTCATTGTCGATGAGCTGATCCGCAACACGGTCTCGCACGTGGTGCTCTGCCCCGGCTCGCGGAACGCCCCGCTGTCCTTCGCGCTCTACGCCGCGGCCGCGGCCGGCAAGCTCAGCCTGCACGTCCGGATCGACGAGCGCGGTGCCGCCTTCCTCGCACTCGGCATCGCCGCCCGCACCGGCCGCCCGGCCGCGGTGGTGTGCACCTCGGGCACCGCGGCGGCGAACTTCCATCCCGCGGTGCTGGAGGCCGACCGGGCGGGCGTGCCGCTGGTCGTGCTCACCGCGGACCGGCCGCCCGAGCTGCGTGCCGCGGGCGCCAACCAGGTCGTCGACCAGCAGCGGCTCTACGGCGGCGCCGTCCGGTACTTCGACGAGCTCGCCGTTGCCGAGCGCAGGCAGGGCCAGAACGCGTACTGGCGCAGCCAGGTCTGCCGGGCCTGGAACGCGGCCTACGGGGAGTGGCGCTCCGGCCCGGTGCACCTGAACATCCCGTTCCGCGAGCCGCTCGTGCCCGAGGGCGGGCGGACCAGCGAGTGGTACGAGCCGCTGGAGGGCCGCTCCGGCGGGGCCCGCTGGACCGAGCTGCCCGACTTCGGCGCGCTACCCGCGTTCGTGGTGCCCTCCGCCCGGCAGGGCCTGGTGCTCGCCTGCGACGCCGGGGTGCGGGCGGCCAGCGAATGGGCCGAGCAACACGGCTGGCCGGTGGTGTCCGAGACCGGCGGGCTCGGCCTCGGCGGGGCGACCGCGATCGGCTCGGGTGCCTGGCTGCTGGCGGTCGAGGAGTTCATCGCGGCGCACAAGCCGGAGCAGGTGCTGTGCATCGGCAGGCCGACCGTGTTCCGCCAGGTACAGAACCTGCTTTCCGACCCCGAGGTCGAGGTCCTGCTGGTACGCCCGGACTCGGACTGGCCCGCGCCCGCGCACAACGTCCGCCAGGTCGGGCAGTGGTTCGACGAGCCGACCAAGCCCGCGGACCCGGAGTGGTTGGCGCGCTGGCGGCAGGCGGATATCGCGGCGGGCACCGCGGTGCGGCACGCGCTGGAACTGGAGCCCTGGCCTAGTGGGCTGCGGCTGGCGCAGGAGCTGGTCACCGCGCTGCCCCCGGACGCGCTGCTGATCGTCGGTTCCTCCAACCCGACCAGGGACGTCGCGCTGGCCGGCGGCATCCGGCCGGACATCCTGGTGCACCGCAACCGCGGGGTGGCAGGCATCGACGGCACGGTGTCCACCGCGATGGGCGCCGCGACGGTGCATCGCGGCCACTCCTACGCGCTGATCGGCGACCTGACCTTCCTGCACGACGCGAACGGCCTGCTCACCGGCGCCGAGCAGCGGCCGGACCTGACGGTCGTGGTGGTCAACGACGACGGCGGCGGCATCTTCGCCCTGCTCGAGCAGGGCGCGCCGGAGCACGCGGACAGCTTCGAGCGGGTGTTCGGCACCGCGCACGGCGCGGACCTCGGCGCCCTGTGCGCCGGATACGGCGTGCCGCACACCGTGGCGGGCACCCTGGCCGAGTTCCGCGCGGCGCTGCGCCCGGCGCCGGGGCTGCGCGTGGTCGAGGTGCGGGTGGACCGTTCCGGCCACCGGGACCTGCATGCCCGGCTGCGTTCCGCGGTGCGCGACGCGGTCGCCGACTCACCCTGA
- a CDS encoding DUF3592 domain-containing protein: protein MGARVVLGLAAALTLLCVALVFAAIRNDRAITANLGTANARVEQVSFDRTIIRYETPDGVSHSPANGVLYPDGLAEGDLVWIEYDVTDPELARVAGRTWVLTLLPLGTTILFTWLVAGPLLWWLRSRRR from the coding sequence ATCGGCGCGCGGGTGGTGCTCGGCCTGGCCGCGGCGCTCACGCTGCTGTGCGTGGCCCTGGTGTTCGCGGCGATCCGCAACGATCGCGCGATCACCGCGAACCTCGGCACCGCGAACGCGCGGGTCGAGCAGGTGTCCTTCGACCGCACGATCATCCGCTACGAGACCCCGGACGGGGTCTCGCACAGCCCGGCCAACGGCGTGCTCTACCCGGACGGCCTCGCCGAGGGCGACCTGGTGTGGATCGAGTACGACGTGACCGACCCGGAACTGGCCAGGGTCGCCGGCCGGACCTGGGTGCTCACCCTGCTACCGCTGGGCACCACCATCCTGTTCACCTGGCTGGTGGCCGGCCCGCTGCTGTGGTGGCTACGCTCCCGCCGCCGCTGA